From Desulfobulbaceae bacterium, a single genomic window includes:
- a CDS encoding SPOR domain-containing protein, which yields MTPGINENSALKLWYTVQVGSFASEKDAETSYTKLSKELPASSTPDLRIEHIPPYFTVRIGKFPQKTQTDSVVASLVQLRISPSVIHAYYKEDRIIQLLNSDQAATLANTLTPQQSSLLTDNEPAQLEQTRPRAESNTSQNDDLPIDDNTLWHVIQLGSFHNIKDAKSFYGLISNQLPTKDREYLRIEKISSVYTVRAGKGRNRQSIQTLLDTLTPYIDKPMLMKAYYKEERIIHLQDINSKETTRKPTTKAYDETRNQQPASEKIQPETTSPELNIDNKEPEKVSLPQQLGQTEKPAQLLPAPKKIDPAPGSKEYLELVMARFLGTKQPKGSNLGTMPQQHLSKFTASPECLTSNCHDTIIEEKYAHMPAQSAKCLACHQQIQQLHPAENGSSFKLVTEGQELCGQCHQFEKIGTIVHSPFEEGNCLSCHNPHSSQFPSLAKVASTNQQDLCFECHDKALINKKMLHGPVGLGVCTFCHSPHFSEIESLLRQTPQDLCYSCHSEIARGLEQATYVHPVVVEQGCQSCHAVHGSDHPNLLPDVGMDFCYTCHTEIMKTERRARVKHDGLYLENKQCATCHLAHFSEYKALLPMDPLRLCLSCHGDNSSLESYSPRNIEQELNNKEYIHAPVAKGNCTGCHAAHGSDYDAILVGQYPTAFYAPYTKGQYELCFGCHDQDLLTEKSTSTLFRNGDQNLHLAHVGIARKGRTCQACHTPHASDGPRLINRTGASFGSWTMSINFTLGQSGGKCIPGCHREMDYDRSSPVNNSMEEKDYGKSYINYENVSQ from the coding sequence TTGACTCCTGGGATTAACGAGAATTCTGCACTTAAACTTTGGTACACGGTGCAAGTCGGCAGTTTTGCTTCCGAAAAAGACGCTGAGACCTCATACACAAAACTTTCTAAAGAGTTACCAGCCAGCAGCACTCCAGATCTTCGAATAGAACATATCCCTCCTTATTTCACTGTCCGTATCGGCAAGTTCCCTCAAAAGACACAAACAGATTCCGTTGTCGCGTCGTTGGTTCAACTCCGGATATCTCCTTCTGTCATACATGCGTACTATAAAGAAGATCGAATCATTCAATTATTGAACTCCGACCAGGCTGCTACTCTTGCAAACACCCTCACCCCACAGCAGAGTTCTTTATTGACTGACAATGAACCAGCCCAGCTTGAACAAACAAGACCAAGAGCCGAAAGCAATACAAGCCAAAATGATGACCTCCCGATAGATGACAACACGCTCTGGCATGTAATTCAATTGGGCAGTTTTCATAATATTAAAGATGCTAAATCTTTTTATGGACTCATCTCAAATCAGTTACCAACCAAAGACCGTGAATATCTCCGCATTGAAAAAATCTCTTCAGTTTATACCGTAAGGGCAGGGAAAGGGCGCAACAGGCAGTCCATTCAAACACTTCTTGATACCCTGACACCTTATATCGACAAACCTATGCTCATGAAGGCTTACTATAAAGAAGAACGTATTATACATCTTCAAGATATTAACTCAAAAGAAACCACCAGAAAGCCAACAACGAAGGCCTATGACGAAACAAGAAATCAACAGCCAGCAAGCGAAAAGATTCAACCTGAAACAACCAGCCCTGAACTGAACATCGACAACAAAGAACCGGAGAAGGTGTCACTCCCGCAACAACTCGGGCAGACAGAAAAACCCGCTCAACTACTGCCAGCACCAAAAAAAATCGACCCTGCCCCAGGCAGTAAAGAGTATCTCGAATTAGTCATGGCCAGATTCCTAGGCACAAAACAACCCAAAGGCTCCAACCTGGGCACTATGCCACAGCAGCATTTGTCAAAATTCACAGCCTCACCAGAATGCCTGACCTCAAATTGCCACGACACCATAATTGAAGAAAAATACGCCCATATGCCGGCCCAGTCAGCCAAGTGCCTGGCGTGCCATCAGCAAATACAGCAATTGCACCCGGCTGAAAATGGCAGTTCTTTTAAGCTAGTCACCGAAGGTCAAGAGCTTTGCGGCCAGTGCCACCAGTTTGAGAAGATCGGAACTATCGTTCACAGCCCCTTTGAAGAAGGTAATTGCCTAAGCTGCCATAATCCCCACAGTTCTCAATTTCCATCCCTGGCAAAGGTCGCATCAACAAATCAGCAGGACCTCTGCTTTGAGTGCCACGACAAAGCACTCATAAACAAAAAAATGCTGCATGGCCCTGTTGGACTTGGCGTGTGCACATTTTGCCACAGCCCCCATTTTTCTGAGATTGAATCTCTACTCCGGCAGACTCCACAAGACCTATGCTACAGTTGCCATTCTGAAATTGCCCGAGGCCTTGAGCAGGCGACCTATGTCCACCCCGTGGTTGTGGAGCAGGGCTGTCAATCTTGCCACGCTGTCCACGGTAGTGACCACCCAAACCTACTGCCCGATGTCGGCATGGATTTCTGTTATACCTGCCACACAGAGATCATGAAAACAGAACGAAGGGCCAGGGTCAAACATGATGGTCTATATCTTGAGAACAAACAGTGCGCAACCTGCCACCTCGCCCATTTTTCTGAATACAAAGCGCTGCTGCCAATGGATCCCCTGAGGCTTTGCCTAAGCTGCCACGGCGACAATTCATCTTTGGAATCGTACTCCCCCAGAAATATCGAGCAGGAACTTAACAATAAAGAGTACATCCACGCCCCTGTTGCAAAGGGGAACTGTACAGGATGTCATGCTGCCCATGGCTCAGATTACGATGCTATTCTGGTTGGACAGTATCCTACAGCGTTTTACGCACCATACACAAAGGGCCAGTACGAACTCTGTTTTGGATGTCACGACCAGGATCTTCTTACTGAAAAGTCGACATCAACATTATTTAGGAATGGTGACCAGAACCTTCATTTGGCACATGTTGGGATAGCCAGAAAAGGCAGGACTTGCCAAGCCTGTCATACACCACATGCCAGCGATGGACCTAGACTTATAAACCGTACAGGAGCAAGCTTTGGGTCATGGACTATGAGTATCAATTTTACACTTGGCCAGTCGGGTGGGAAATGTATTCCTGGATGTCACAGAGAGATGGACTATGACCGTAGCAGCCCTGTAAATAACAGTATGGAAGAAAAAGACTACGGCAAATCATACATTAACTATGAAAATGTAAGCCAATAG
- a CDS encoding putative toxin-antitoxin system toxin component, PIN family produces MPKTFRVVIDTNIFISSFFGGTPKDIIDLWKNGKITLCLSQGIIEEYIEVLNRLGMKEKIEIQKLTKLFAEGYNSLFTAKTPKIEVVVDDPDDNKFLECAVALDSKIIISGDKHLKEIKKYIDIEIMSPREFIDLYNR; encoded by the coding sequence ATGCCTAAGACTTTCAGAGTAGTAATAGATACAAACATTTTTATTTCTTCATTTTTCGGTGGCACCCCTAAGGACATAATCGATCTTTGGAAAAATGGTAAAATTACGTTGTGCCTATCTCAGGGTATAATTGAAGAATATATTGAGGTGCTTAATCGTCTAGGGATGAAAGAAAAAATAGAAATACAGAAACTTACAAAGTTGTTTGCCGAGGGATACAATTCTTTATTTACAGCTAAAACCCCAAAAATCGAAGTTGTAGTAGATGATCCAGATGATAATAAGTTCTTGGAATGCGCTGTAGCGCTTGACAGTAAAATTATAATCTCAGGGGACAAACACTTAAAAGAAATTAAAAAGTATATTGATATCGAAATTATGTCCCCAAGAGAATTTATTGATTTATATAACAGATAA
- a CDS encoding ribbon-helix-helix protein, CopG family, producing the protein MATQMIIRVESNLKNKVSRLAKAEGKNLSELVRELLEKYTKERDMGAYIDSLWVQIGRNLSKNNIKDSDIEKVIKQVRSKNA; encoded by the coding sequence ATGGCTACGCAAATGATCATAAGAGTCGAATCAAATTTAAAAAATAAAGTAAGTCGGTTGGCAAAAGCTGAAGGAAAAAATTTAAGCGAACTAGTCAGAGAACTTTTGGAAAAATATACAAAAGAACGTGATATGGGCGCATATATTGATAGTCTCTGGGTTCAAATAGGCCGGAATTTGTCAAAAAATAATATTAAAGACTCAGACATTGAGAAAGTGATCAAACAAGTAAGATCAAAGAATGCCTAA
- a CDS encoding tetratricopeptide repeat protein: MGKLRFFFGQKNRDIVSFSAALLVAAFAFILSLRKVENFDIWWHIKVGEGIIQDLRIPLQESFSHTMAGTSWTPHEWLAEVMFYLVHLLGGVNGLSLFTSLVVALTAWVCWLRGRNLGSGIWSLAVLIVWALLAARFRFMARPHIFFFLLANLLLFCLEYLKGKRIESKNVAFLLAIPLILLFWVNIHGSFPLAYGFLAVWALSESVSRKISWPVGGLVVALLIILANPGGLDTLVNMKDLFIKASLTNEILNEEFLPPSIKGYPYFWSFLAATVLLTVSTVSKRRFGGLEFFTIVVTAVLAVKSVRFIAIFVLASVPYVAVRLNILLESSSISRLFLFRAMTRYSIAGGVVCVLIMILGFSEAYGPEKTYEWGAGLDKKTVPVNAVAFLDQSGLEEIRLYNNFEYGGYLTYTLFPRFKVARDGRAEIFAPLNNAFMVRSVQEYQHMMTRFAFQVAVVPIEPSNGFEKNMREDPLWKLVYWDDQALVYARGDAVPQEFLDRWQYRYFSPFSLDYSYLQVPVQEGNGDAVLEELNRAASTNPQAFKPWVYLGYVNALLSRNVKAIDAYEQAINVNSTLGVGHYGLAGSLGDLYLKLGQRERALDYFRQHLAVHQPRDQDIHRYALILYELKDYKNAEKYFADYLKIAPEDPMGLANYGFLLVDLGKNGQAREMFKKSFEQREDGPGEYGLALTYQKEGDCAKAIPLWQDFIRRHDNTSQVVEQARQFMAECGN; the protein is encoded by the coding sequence ATGGGAAAATTAAGGTTCTTCTTTGGCCAAAAAAATAGAGATATTGTTTCATTTAGCGCAGCTCTGCTGGTCGCCGCGTTTGCCTTTATCCTCTCTTTACGGAAAGTAGAAAACTTTGATATCTGGTGGCATATAAAGGTAGGTGAGGGAATTATCCAGGATTTACGAATCCCCCTGCAGGAGTCATTCTCCCATACTATGGCTGGAACGTCATGGACTCCTCATGAGTGGCTTGCCGAGGTTATGTTTTACCTGGTTCATCTGCTCGGTGGTGTCAACGGCTTAAGCCTATTTACTTCCCTTGTCGTTGCTTTGACTGCGTGGGTATGTTGGTTAAGGGGCCGGAATCTGGGTAGCGGAATATGGAGCCTGGCGGTTCTGATTGTCTGGGCTTTGCTGGCTGCTCGCTTCCGTTTTATGGCTCGACCGCATATCTTTTTCTTTCTGTTGGCAAACCTGTTGCTCTTCTGCCTGGAGTATCTAAAGGGCAAAAGAATCGAAAGCAAAAACGTCGCCTTCCTTCTGGCAATCCCGTTGATTTTGTTGTTTTGGGTCAATATCCACGGCAGTTTTCCTTTAGCGTACGGGTTTTTAGCCGTTTGGGCTTTGAGCGAGTCTGTATCACGGAAAATTAGCTGGCCTGTAGGTGGATTGGTTGTAGCTCTTCTCATAATTCTAGCGAACCCCGGCGGACTCGATACCCTTGTCAACATGAAGGACCTTTTTATTAAGGCATCGTTAACTAACGAGATACTGAATGAGGAGTTTTTGCCGCCGAGTATAAAGGGGTATCCCTATTTCTGGTCTTTTTTAGCGGCCACAGTTCTTTTGACGGTATCGACGGTTTCCAAAAGACGTTTCGGGGGGCTGGAGTTTTTTACAATAGTAGTAACGGCTGTCCTGGCCGTTAAGAGTGTACGATTTATTGCTATTTTTGTTTTGGCCAGTGTTCCATATGTTGCAGTGCGTCTCAATATCTTGTTGGAGTCGAGCAGCATTTCGAGGCTTTTCCTGTTTAGGGCAATGACTCGGTATAGCATTGCCGGTGGGGTAGTTTGTGTTCTTATTATGATTCTTGGTTTTAGTGAGGCCTACGGCCCGGAGAAGACATACGAGTGGGGGGCGGGGCTTGATAAAAAAACGGTGCCGGTTAATGCCGTTGCTTTTCTGGATCAGTCTGGCTTGGAGGAGATTCGGCTGTACAATAATTTTGAATATGGTGGTTACCTGACCTATACCCTTTTTCCTCGATTTAAGGTAGCTCGTGATGGCAGGGCTGAAATTTTTGCTCCTTTGAACAACGCGTTTATGGTGAGATCTGTTCAGGAGTATCAACACATGATGACCCGTTTTGCTTTTCAAGTGGCTGTCGTGCCTATTGAGCCGTCTAATGGATTTGAAAAAAACATGCGGGAAGATCCTCTTTGGAAGCTTGTTTATTGGGATGACCAGGCGCTTGTTTATGCTCGAGGGGATGCAGTGCCACAGGAATTTCTGGATCGCTGGCAATATCGGTATTTTTCACCCTTTTCTCTTGATTACTCATACCTCCAAGTTCCTGTGCAAGAGGGAAATGGTGATGCTGTTCTTGAAGAATTAAATCGCGCAGCCTCAACAAATCCGCAAGCGTTTAAGCCGTGGGTTTATCTAGGCTATGTTAACGCACTTTTGTCAAGAAATGTTAAGGCTATAGATGCCTATGAGCAAGCTATTAATGTGAATTCCACCCTCGGAGTTGGTCATTACGGGTTGGCTGGGAGTTTGGGTGATCTTTATCTCAAACTTGGTCAGAGGGAGAGGGCGCTGGACTATTTCAGGCAGCACCTGGCTGTTCACCAGCCTCGTGATCAGGACATTCATCGATATGCACTTATTTTATACGAGTTGAAAGATTATAAAAATGCGGAAAAATATTTTGCAGACTATCTGAAGATTGCACCGGAAGATCCGATGGGGCTGGCGAATTATGGTTTTCTTCTGGTTGATCTTGGAAAAAATGGGCAGGCCCGTGAAATGTTTAAAAAATCTTTTGAACAGCGTGAGGATGGTCCCGGTGAGTATGGGTTGGCACTTACGTATCAAAAGGAGGGAGACTGTGCCAAGGCTATTCCCCTTTGGCAGGACTTTATCAGGCGGCATGACAACACGAGTCAAGTTGTTGAGCAGGCCAGGCAGTTTATGGCTGAATGTGGAAATTAG
- a CDS encoding tetratricopeptide repeat protein produces the protein MSRKLKKNRSKPFKKQPFNISELFHDGLAHHQAGNFEDASTVYNTILQAKPNHTDSLNLLGLIAQQNGDFHKAERLAQKALAIKTDPAFLTNLGSAYKGQKKYSQAITAYKKALQIKPDFIEALFNLANTLFENHDYVEAEGYFKKTLQLKPNMHEARNRLGRTYNQLADHEEAINCFNHVLKSEPGNLQARNNVGYSLQELGRLDEAIDQYKKALEYHPERPELQNNIGNVLVRQGKFHEAINWYQQAVTSQPDYEEANVNLAWTYGQHGLYKESIRCLQNLCARKTDSHYAYSDLLFNCNYDPSLNNNDLFEAAKEWWVRFTKSAEGKNLKTNLQTGPKKAGEVLNIGFMSPDFRQHPVGLFILPLLQNISESGFKIFCYAEMGSSNHDAITLEIMQLSDSWYSTRGVDDEKVAEKISSDKIDILIDLAGHSANNRLPVMARKPAPLQASWLGYVNTTGLPVIDYRLTDQIANPGGSELYYSESLVYLPHGFFCYLPPAECPDVAPLPALASGQITFGSFNNIIKITEEVLEVWAKIVIAVPNSKLLWVSKAFTDRHIQAHFLNIFNSHGVPASRIEMVSNLPMKEYLATHNRVDIALDPFPHNGHTITCHSLWMGVPVITLKGDRYATRMGASLMTRIDLENYIAESKDDYIEKARALAANIEELKKLRSTMRNRMLSSPICDAKQFTREFELALLKIWKHHNETKP, from the coding sequence ATGTCTCGAAAACTAAAAAAAAATAGATCGAAGCCCTTCAAAAAGCAGCCATTCAATATTTCTGAACTATTTCACGACGGTCTGGCCCACCATCAAGCCGGAAACTTTGAAGACGCCTCAACTGTTTACAATACGATCCTCCAGGCTAAACCGAACCATACCGACTCTTTGAATCTTTTAGGCCTTATCGCCCAACAAAATGGCGACTTTCATAAAGCTGAAAGGCTGGCCCAGAAGGCTCTTGCCATCAAAACAGATCCTGCATTTCTTACAAACCTCGGTTCCGCCTATAAAGGCCAAAAGAAATACAGTCAAGCCATTACCGCCTACAAAAAAGCCCTACAGATTAAACCAGACTTTATTGAAGCGCTCTTTAACCTGGCGAACACCTTATTTGAAAACCATGATTATGTTGAGGCAGAGGGTTATTTCAAAAAAACTCTACAGTTGAAACCCAACATGCATGAAGCTCGAAACAGACTAGGACGCACATATAATCAGTTAGCAGATCACGAGGAAGCGATCAACTGCTTCAACCATGTACTGAAATCAGAACCAGGCAACCTCCAGGCCCGCAACAACGTCGGCTATTCCCTGCAAGAGCTTGGCAGGCTCGATGAAGCCATTGATCAGTACAAAAAAGCGCTTGAGTACCATCCCGAACGTCCGGAGCTACAAAACAATATTGGCAATGTCCTTGTGCGACAGGGCAAATTCCACGAGGCCATCAACTGGTACCAACAAGCTGTCACCTCTCAGCCTGACTACGAGGAGGCAAATGTCAACCTTGCCTGGACTTACGGTCAGCATGGTCTGTACAAAGAATCAATCCGATGCCTTCAAAATCTATGCGCTCGTAAAACGGATTCGCACTATGCCTATAGCGATCTTCTTTTTAATTGTAACTACGACCCTTCACTGAATAACAACGATCTTTTTGAGGCTGCCAAAGAGTGGTGGGTGCGTTTTACAAAATCGGCAGAAGGTAAAAACCTAAAAACCAACCTTCAAACAGGCCCAAAAAAAGCTGGTGAGGTCTTAAACATCGGCTTTATGTCACCTGACTTCAGGCAACATCCGGTTGGCCTTTTCATACTTCCATTACTGCAAAATATCTCAGAATCAGGTTTCAAAATATTCTGTTACGCAGAAATGGGCAGCTCAAACCATGATGCAATTACTCTCGAGATAATGCAACTTTCTGACAGCTGGTACTCCACCCGGGGAGTCGACGACGAAAAAGTTGCCGAAAAAATAAGCTCAGACAAAATTGATATCCTCATTGACCTGGCTGGCCACTCGGCCAATAACCGCCTGCCGGTCATGGCAAGAAAGCCCGCCCCGCTCCAGGCCAGTTGGCTGGGTTATGTAAACACAACCGGGCTGCCGGTGATCGATTATCGCCTCACCGACCAGATAGCCAACCCCGGAGGCTCAGAACTTTATTATTCAGAGTCTCTGGTATACCTGCCTCACGGTTTCTTCTGCTATCTTCCTCCGGCAGAGTGCCCTGACGTTGCCCCCCTGCCCGCCCTCGCTTCTGGACAAATAACCTTTGGGTCGTTTAATAATATTATAAAAATAACAGAGGAGGTACTTGAGGTTTGGGCAAAAATAGTTATTGCCGTCCCAAACTCAAAACTTTTATGGGTCAGCAAGGCCTTTACTGATAGGCACATCCAAGCTCACTTCCTGAATATCTTTAACTCTCATGGCGTTCCTGCCAGCCGCATTGAAATGGTGAGCAACCTGCCAATGAAAGAGTACCTCGCCACGCATAATAGAGTTGATATTGCCCTTGATCCCTTTCCCCATAATGGTCATACAATAACGTGTCACAGCTTGTGGATGGGAGTGCCGGTTATAACTCTAAAAGGAGATCGTTACGCCACACGAATGGGAGCAAGCCTCATGACCAGGATCGACCTAGAAAACTATATAGCGGAAAGCAAGGATGACTATATTGAAAAGGCACGAGCACTAGCTGCAAACATAGAAGAGCTTAAAAAGCTGCGCAGTACCATGAGGAATCGGATGCTTAGCTCCCCCATCTGTGACGCCAAACAATTTACCAGAGAGTTTGAACTTGCCCTACTGAAAATATGGAAACATCACAACGAGACTAAACCCTGA
- a CDS encoding cytochrome C, with product MYIYALIFLLSLTALIPPVASGSTVADQTVINIPTKPAVPSSQLLHDDCKKCHPHIVSLNLRNGAAHSTKISCIDCHDGHPPMNREIIPRCSKCHTDSPHFDLTNCSQCHVNPHTPLDIRLTRDITFQCTTCHTDQIEQLQKNPSIHTTLDCTACHIRHGYIPECFACHASHLDTMTNEDCLSCHQAHMPLIVNYENNTSSEFCGSCHTEVYQQLAESRAKHRQVPCAECHEKEHKRVPTCRKCHPQPHPEAMLKGFPTCGTCHGIAHSLKLNKIDLSIKQQRRP from the coding sequence ATGTACATATACGCACTAATTTTTCTGCTCAGTCTCACAGCCTTAATTCCCCCTGTTGCCAGCGGAAGCACTGTTGCTGATCAGACTGTCATTAATATCCCAACCAAACCTGCTGTCCCTAGCTCACAGCTTTTACATGACGATTGCAAAAAATGCCACCCGCACATAGTATCATTAAACTTACGAAATGGCGCAGCCCACAGTACAAAAATCAGTTGCATTGACTGTCACGATGGTCATCCACCCATGAACAGAGAGATAATACCCCGCTGCAGCAAATGCCACACCGACTCACCACATTTTGACCTGACAAACTGCTCACAATGCCATGTCAATCCGCATACTCCGCTTGACATCAGACTCACTCGTGACATAACCTTTCAGTGTACCACGTGTCATACCGATCAAATAGAACAACTACAGAAAAATCCGAGCATCCACACAACATTGGACTGCACGGCCTGCCATATCCGACATGGATATATTCCGGAATGTTTTGCCTGTCATGCATCCCATCTTGACACAATGACCAACGAAGACTGTTTGAGTTGCCATCAAGCCCACATGCCGCTGATTGTCAACTATGAGAACAATACCTCCTCTGAGTTTTGCGGCTCGTGCCACACTGAAGTCTACCAGCAATTAGCCGAGAGTCGGGCCAAACATCGACAAGTGCCCTGCGCTGAATGCCACGAGAAGGAGCACAAAAGAGTTCCAACGTGCAGAAAATGCCACCCCCAGCCGCACCCAGAAGCTATGCTTAAGGGCTTTCCAACTTGTGGAACATGTCATGGAATAGCTCATTCTTTAAAACTTAATAAGATCGACCTGTCCATTAAGCAACAACGCAGGCCCTAG